A section of the Leptospira kobayashii genome encodes:
- the asd gene encoding archaetidylserine decarboxylase (Phosphatidylserine decarboxylase is synthesized as a single chain precursor. Generation of the pyruvoyl active site from a Ser is coupled to cleavage of a Gly-Ser bond between the larger (beta) and smaller (alpha chains). It is an integral membrane protein.), producing the protein METFFQGDSNFTLILGSDILSPYFYLMLLAGLYLTLRLGFPQIRYLFLSLKILTGNMDFKSSKGQLVHSQAFFAGIGSSLLTGSVLGTGLAIAYGGIGVIFWIWVVSLFVMPLRLVSSTLAIKFRNQLPSGRYLSGPMYFIEKSLRAKWLAVAFSLGSIFTVLSFGGIFPFLSLTYIAKEGLNFRGMSGPIAIAVILLFIVVGGIRRVGRTASILAPLGIILFIIAYFSLFGEGLVAFFPYLKDVVSQAFSMKALEGGGVFGVLRAISVSLGVFFLSTETAVGKSSGVAGVVRTDYAAKQGLVSMLATFFEGFIMATLIGFVLYSFGAVTAESIFSFPARILESRESVPALVLFTSFMCFGILSLAGWFYTGEQNAFYIFGEKFANFFRILFISVIVLSAFVYNIYGSNVFLFAMKIGYTVAVIASIPLLVSLILLGKSANFELKKYISESGARYEIFKDIYLLFLTLLPKNLISKIFGYFSTLKLPRFMMIPLLKAFAKAYKINLNEAELEIQEYASLNQFFTRALRAEARIIDSASNAAVSPTDSKITSFGNINQSTIIQAKGIDYSVKELLGSEKYYSAFTNGKYITFYLSPQDYHRIHSPFGGQILGYYYEPGKLFPVNDLAVLNIRGLFPKNERLITFLQTEYGKVAVIKVGASNVGKIRVTYDDKIVTNNWIRFSKEHIYKDVSIMIDKGSEMGRFEMGSTVILVFENDTIELSPNVRLGEKIQYGTVIGQFKKKIVQLPVKA; encoded by the coding sequence ATGGAAACATTCTTTCAAGGCGATTCGAATTTCACCCTCATCCTTGGCTCAGATATTCTCAGCCCGTATTTTTACCTGATGTTGCTTGCAGGTCTTTATTTGACTCTGCGTTTGGGTTTTCCGCAAATTCGGTATCTATTTCTTTCTTTGAAAATTCTCACAGGGAATATGGACTTCAAAAGTTCCAAAGGACAATTGGTTCATTCCCAGGCATTTTTTGCAGGGATCGGATCTTCCCTTCTGACCGGGTCCGTTTTGGGAACCGGGCTTGCAATTGCTTATGGTGGAATCGGTGTTATATTCTGGATTTGGGTGGTATCTTTGTTTGTAATGCCTCTTCGACTTGTGTCTTCCACACTTGCCATCAAATTCAGAAATCAATTACCTAGCGGGCGTTATCTTTCGGGACCAATGTATTTCATTGAAAAATCATTGCGTGCCAAGTGGCTTGCGGTTGCATTTTCTTTGGGAAGTATATTTACGGTTCTCAGCTTCGGGGGAATATTCCCTTTCTTAAGTTTGACCTATATCGCGAAGGAAGGATTGAATTTTCGGGGGATGTCCGGGCCGATTGCCATTGCCGTAATTTTATTATTTATTGTGGTTGGTGGGATTCGTAGGGTAGGAAGAACCGCATCCATTCTAGCGCCACTCGGAATCATTTTATTTATCATCGCTTATTTCAGTTTGTTCGGAGAAGGTCTTGTTGCTTTTTTTCCTTATTTGAAAGACGTAGTTTCCCAGGCTTTCTCCATGAAAGCGCTGGAAGGCGGTGGGGTTTTCGGAGTCTTGCGTGCTATCTCCGTTTCTCTTGGAGTGTTCTTTCTTTCTACGGAAACTGCAGTGGGAAAATCTTCCGGGGTAGCGGGTGTGGTTCGTACGGATTATGCCGCAAAGCAAGGGTTAGTGAGTATGCTTGCTACCTTCTTTGAAGGTTTCATCATGGCCACTCTGATCGGATTCGTTTTGTATTCGTTCGGCGCTGTCACTGCCGAGTCTATATTCAGTTTCCCGGCAAGAATTTTAGAAAGCAGGGAATCGGTTCCTGCACTTGTGCTCTTCACATCTTTTATGTGTTTCGGGATTCTCAGTCTTGCCGGTTGGTTTTATACGGGAGAACAAAACGCATTTTATATCTTCGGGGAAAAGTTCGCCAATTTTTTCAGAATCCTTTTCATCAGTGTGATCGTACTATCCGCATTTGTGTATAATATTTACGGTAGCAATGTATTCCTTTTTGCAATGAAGATCGGTTATACTGTGGCTGTGATCGCTTCCATTCCTCTTCTTGTATCTTTGATTTTGCTTGGGAAATCGGCAAATTTCGAACTTAAAAAATATATTTCCGAATCCGGAGCAAGGTATGAGATTTTTAAAGACATCTATTTGCTATTTTTAACTCTACTTCCCAAAAACCTGATTTCCAAGATTTTCGGATATTTTTCCACTTTGAAACTTCCCCGTTTTATGATGATTCCTTTACTGAAAGCATTTGCAAAAGCGTATAAGATCAATTTGAACGAAGCGGAACTGGAAATACAGGAATACGCATCTCTCAATCAGTTTTTTACGCGTGCACTTCGTGCGGAAGCACGTATCATTGATTCGGCTTCCAATGCGGCGGTATCTCCTACGGATTCCAAGATCACCAGTTTCGGAAATATCAATCAATCCACGATCATTCAGGCAAAAGGAATCGATTATTCCGTGAAGGAGCTCCTCGGTTCCGAAAAATATTATTCCGCTTTCACGAACGGAAAATACATCACTTTCTATTTGTCTCCTCAGGATTATCATCGCATCCACTCTCCGTTTGGCGGTCAGATTTTGGGTTATTATTATGAGCCTGGTAAATTATTTCCTGTGAACGATTTGGCGGTTTTGAATATCAGAGGGCTTTTCCCGAAAAACGAAAGATTGATCACTTTTTTGCAAACAGAATACGGCAAAGTCGCGGTAATTAAAGTAGGAGCATCTAACGTTGGTAAGATTAGGGTGACTTATGACGACAAGATTGTCACCAATAATTGGATTCGGTTTTCCAAAGAACATATTTATAAAGATGTTTCCATCATGATCGACAAAGGTTCCGAGATGGGAAGATTTGAAATGGGTTCTACTGTCATACTTGTATTTGAAAATGATACGATCGAACTTTCGCCTAATGTAAGATTAGGGGAAAAGATTCAGTACGGAACCGTCATCGGCCAATTCAAAAAAAAGATCGTTCAGTTACCGGTTAAGGCATAG
- a CDS encoding DUF971 domain-containing protein, whose protein sequence is MSSQLATFPKEIHFDDESLFIQWKDGFESKFSLLDLRKKCPCATCRGGHGGKIGAATKQIQSIKLLSWTKVGRYAISIVWSDYHNTGIYSYDHLRAYSEGKEEAFD, encoded by the coding sequence ATGAGCTCTCAACTAGCCACATTCCCCAAAGAAATTCATTTCGATGATGAGAGTCTTTTCATCCAATGGAAAGACGGTTTTGAATCGAAATTTTCCCTTTTGGATTTGCGTAAAAAATGTCCCTGTGCTACTTGTAGAGGTGGGCATGGGGGGAAAATTGGTGCGGCTACCAAACAGATCCAGTCCATCAAACTTCTTTCTTGGACAAAAGTAGGGAGATATGCGATTTCCATAGTCTGGAGCGATTATCACAACACTGGAATTTACTCTTACGACCACCTTCGGGCATATTCCGAGGGCAAAGAGGAAGCTTTCGACTAA
- the fliN gene encoding flagellar motor switch protein FliN has protein sequence MGEGSLSQDEIDALLQGADDTFDLSSLGGAASSDSDTLSPIDRDIISDVVGSAFQVAGNTLGTILAKNTRFMNPATESSLATEVQKELGTKTVCLYSNLSGSLTGRVSLIMAQENAAKVAGVMMGGMTPPGQLDNAQLQTLKDSMSPIIGTITAQIGMKLGGAMSGTPADIAVVNAARDLQLPDDSNLVKTTLSLNIEGVGSFKVYYVISLSMAHSILDIQKGGGAKAAGGGGGGGMNVAMPGAGMGMSQSSVGIKGVNFPSLATAGAGPGQTNLNLLMDVQMALTVELGRTKMYIKDILGLGEGSIIELDKLAGEPVDLLVNGKLIAKGEVVVIDENFGVRVTDIVSPTDRLKGEK, from the coding sequence ATGGGTGAAGGTTCGCTCTCACAAGATGAAATAGATGCGCTTTTGCAAGGTGCCGACGACACATTTGATTTGTCCTCGCTTGGCGGAGCTGCAAGTTCTGATTCAGACACCCTTTCTCCCATCGATAGAGATATCATTTCCGATGTAGTAGGTTCTGCATTTCAGGTCGCCGGAAATACTCTCGGAACCATTTTAGCAAAAAACACCCGTTTTATGAATCCGGCAACTGAGTCCAGTTTGGCGACCGAAGTTCAAAAGGAACTCGGCACCAAAACAGTTTGCCTCTACTCCAACTTGAGCGGGAGTTTGACGGGAAGAGTGAGTCTCATCATGGCACAGGAAAATGCGGCAAAGGTCGCAGGTGTGATGATGGGCGGAATGACTCCTCCGGGTCAATTGGACAATGCGCAATTACAAACATTAAAAGATTCCATGTCTCCGATCATCGGCACGATTACCGCACAAATCGGTATGAAGCTTGGCGGAGCTATGTCGGGAACTCCGGCTGATATCGCAGTAGTCAATGCAGCACGTGATTTGCAACTTCCCGACGATTCCAATCTTGTAAAAACCACTTTGAGTTTGAATATCGAAGGTGTAGGTTCGTTTAAGGTATATTATGTGATCTCCCTTTCCATGGCCCATTCCATTTTGGATATCCAAAAAGGCGGAGGAGCCAAAGCAGCAGGCGGTGGTGGTGGCGGCGGTATGAACGTTGCCATGCCCGGGGCCGGAATGGGTATGTCTCAGAGTTCCGTCGGGATCAAGGGAGTCAATTTCCCTTCTCTCGCTACTGCAGGAGCAGGTCCGGGACAGACAAATCTCAATCTCCTTATGGATGTACAGATGGCTCTTACCGTTGAACTCGGAAGAACCAAAATGTATATCAAAGATATACTTGGGTTAGGTGAAGGTTCCATCATTGAGTTGGATAAACTCGCGGGTGAGCCGGTGGATCTTCTTGTAAACGGTAAACTCATCGCCAAAGGTGAGGTTGTGGTCATCGATGAAAACTTCGGTGTTCGTGTAACAGATATCGTAAGTCCTACGGATAGATTAAAAGGGGAAAAATGA
- the fliO gene encoding flagellar biosynthetic protein FliO: MYFFILLSFFVSASLFSQSNPDQKELDQVLRNELGVSEGKTKPEPQNQSQSSPSKEESKEAEPNLIQERYNDQSDDSPSATWILVKILFVLFILVGAGYYLVIKMQATKSAKYPVKGFMKVLSSLSLSPNQSLQIVEVGNRLLVVGVADGSVSLISEINTQEEKSQILKLKEEADPYVPNFLETMLESLQSKALSKKIRINKNSFESNSDAHLEIQTKARESLDRLRKHREMLEGGQP; encoded by the coding sequence ATGTACTTTTTTATTCTGTTATCTTTCTTTGTTTCCGCATCCTTATTTTCACAGTCAAATCCGGATCAGAAGGAATTGGATCAGGTTTTGCGTAACGAATTGGGAGTTTCCGAAGGCAAAACCAAGCCGGAACCGCAAAACCAAAGTCAGTCGAGTCCTTCCAAGGAAGAATCCAAAGAAGCTGAACCCAATCTGATTCAGGAAAGATATAATGATCAGTCGGACGATTCTCCTTCCGCCACATGGATTTTGGTAAAGATATTATTCGTATTATTCATACTTGTAGGTGCCGGTTATTATTTGGTGATCAAGATGCAGGCGACTAAGTCTGCAAAATACCCTGTGAAAGGGTTTATGAAAGTTCTATCCAGCCTTTCCCTTTCACCGAACCAATCCTTGCAGATTGTGGAAGTGGGAAATCGTTTGCTCGTGGTCGGTGTTGCCGACGGATCGGTAAGTCTTATCAGTGAGATCAATACCCAAGAGGAAAAATCACAAATCTTGAAATTAAAAGAGGAAGCGGATCCTTATGTTCCGAACTTCCTTGAAACAATGTTAGAAAGTCTGCAATCCAAGGCGCTTTCTAAAAAAATACGTATCAATAAAAACTCGTTTGAATCCAACTCGGATGCTCATTTGGAAATCCAAACAAAAGCTCGGGAAAGTCTGGATCGTTTGCGCAAACACAGAGAGATGTTGGAAGGAGGACAGCCATGA
- the fliP gene encoding flagellar type III secretion system pore protein FliP (The bacterial flagellar biogenesis protein FliP forms a type III secretion system (T3SS)-type pore required for flagellar assembly.), with translation MKKILANPSARRKILFSIGLLVFIGFFLASPIALSAQDNGSKGLKIPIPNLSFNVNEAKSPKETSLSLMILFLVTILSLAPAIVMSLTSFTKIVIVFDFVRRALSLQNLPPNQVMMGLALFVTFFIMAPTIGKVNDQALQPFLNGKIDQTQFMEGSMKHLREFMIRQLGKDGTKDVALFLRIGKVQNVKSFEDVPSYVLVPAFMLSEIKKAFIIGIYIFIPFIVIDLIVASALLAMGFMMLPPVMISLPLKLILFILIDGWNLLVLELVKSYK, from the coding sequence ATGAAAAAGATTTTGGCAAATCCTTCCGCTCGCAGGAAAATTCTTTTCTCTATCGGCTTACTCGTGTTTATCGGATTTTTTTTGGCGAGTCCGATCGCTCTGTCCGCCCAAGACAACGGCTCGAAGGGTTTGAAAATTCCCATTCCGAATTTATCTTTTAATGTAAACGAAGCGAAATCGCCCAAAGAAACCAGCCTTTCCCTGATGATTCTGTTTCTTGTGACGATCCTTTCCCTCGCTCCTGCGATTGTTATGAGTCTCACATCATTTACGAAAATCGTAATCGTGTTCGACTTTGTTCGGAGGGCGTTGTCTCTGCAAAACCTGCCGCCAAACCAGGTAATGATGGGCCTTGCGTTATTTGTGACATTCTTTATTATGGCACCTACAATCGGTAAGGTGAATGATCAGGCTTTGCAACCCTTTCTGAACGGCAAAATCGACCAAACCCAGTTTATGGAAGGTTCGATGAAACATTTACGCGAATTTATGATTCGTCAGTTGGGAAAAGACGGAACCAAAGATGTGGCGCTTTTTCTCAGGATAGGCAAGGTCCAAAATGTCAAATCTTTCGAGGATGTTCCTTCCTATGTTTTGGTTCCCGCATTTATGCTTTCTGAAATCAAAAAAGCATTTATTATAGGGATTTATATCTTCATTCCTTTTATCGTCATCGATCTTATCGTTGCTTCCGCCTTACTCGCCATGGGTTTTATGATGTTGCCTCCTGTGATGATTTCACTTCCTCTCAAGTTGATTTTATTCATCTTGATCGACGGTTGGAACCTGCTCGTACTTGAGCTTGTGAAGAGTTATAAATGA
- the fliQ gene encoding flagellar biosynthesis protein FliQ: MTELDVVNLIREAFIVTLKISSPILITALVVGLVVGIIQTTTSIQEPTIAFVPKLVAIFAVIIVFSAWMVRVMMDYTREIFFMIEKI; encoded by the coding sequence ATGACGGAGCTGGACGTGGTCAATCTGATACGGGAGGCTTTTATCGTGACTTTGAAAATATCAAGTCCCATCCTGATCACTGCTCTCGTTGTGGGCCTTGTTGTGGGTATCATTCAAACGACTACTTCCATCCAAGAACCTACGATTGCATTTGTTCCCAAGCTGGTTGCGATCTTTGCGGTGATCATTGTTTTCTCCGCATGGATGGTTCGGGTGATGATGGATTATACCCGTGAGATATTTTTTATGATCGAAAAGATATGA
- the fliR gene encoding flagellar biosynthetic protein FliR → MEPFLLHFQSFLFVLARLFGLFLVAPFFSSDSIQFSFKMIFAFLVALIVYPVVANSMPPVPGHMINFGLLVFSELLIGVIIGFIVSIVFASFQMAGEFFNNQIGFGYTEILDPITQNSLPAIGTIKNLMATAIFLVIGAHRFLIETLAVSFLKIRLISFTGKVNAGLLRLLEESIGAMFTVAFKIALPVMGILFLVSLVEGLMGKAAQQMNVMSMSFPLKVFIGTLTLIATLTFISSQMTQGIQISLDKASLMIREWPNE, encoded by the coding sequence ATGGAACCATTTTTACTTCATTTCCAATCCTTCCTTTTCGTATTAGCCCGGTTATTCGGTCTATTCCTGGTTGCACCTTTCTTTTCATCCGATTCCATTCAGTTTTCTTTCAAGATGATTTTTGCATTTCTTGTGGCATTGATTGTATATCCGGTCGTGGCAAACTCCATGCCGCCTGTGCCCGGTCATATGATCAATTTCGGTCTTTTGGTATTTTCCGAATTACTGATAGGAGTGATCATCGGCTTTATCGTATCGATCGTATTTGCTTCCTTTCAGATGGCGGGAGAATTTTTCAACAATCAGATAGGATTCGGTTATACTGAAATTTTGGATCCGATCACCCAAAATTCCCTTCCTGCCATAGGAACGATCAAAAACCTGATGGCAACAGCCATCTTTCTTGTGATAGGGGCCCATCGTTTTTTAATCGAAACGCTTGCCGTTTCTTTTTTAAAGATTCGTTTGATTTCTTTTACCGGAAAAGTCAATGCGGGATTACTTCGTTTATTGGAAGAATCCATCGGTGCCATGTTTACCGTCGCCTTCAAGATCGCACTTCCCGTGATGGGGATTTTGTTTTTGGTCAGTCTTGTGGAAGGACTGATGGGAAAAGCAGCTCAACAAATGAATGTTATGTCTATGTCCTTTCCTTTGAAAGTATTCATCGGAACTTTGACATTGATAGCGACTTTAACATTTATCAGTTCCCAGATGACGCAAGGGATTCAGATTTCTTTGGATAAGGCGAGTTTGATGATCAGGGAGTGGCCGAACGAATGA
- a CDS encoding EscU/YscU/HrcU family type III secretion system export apparatus switch protein, which translates to MIPEEILKHPYYLIDLQLFAAADEGRTEPPSERRRREEKEKGNVPKSNEVSSTLVLLGGTATIFMLGDKFVQNTAVFIKKYLSMGVGVERFGAEEFRVIMASVTRDFFSVLWPIFAITVVFAIAGNVVQVGFMFTPRALSFRFDRITPNFKKVLPNRQTIFNLLKSLAKVILIGVVSFILISGDFLKVLLTGNMGVMESISLISYSGFKIMMTVGVILLAIAVADFFFQKSEFEDSLKQTPSEAKREMRDDSGDPILKNRRMQLARDMMQGNMLKEVPKADVVITNPTHYSVALLYELGRDQAPRVIAKGENQLALQIRRIAKENDVPIIESPAQARLLYAQVEVGQEIPNEFFQAVSSILMTLEKFKRKVGMV; encoded by the coding sequence ATGATTCCTGAAGAAATTTTAAAACATCCTTATTATTTAATCGATCTTCAGTTGTTTGCAGCAGCAGACGAAGGAAGAACCGAGCCTCCCAGTGAGAGAAGAAGAAGGGAAGAGAAAGAGAAGGGAAATGTTCCCAAGTCGAACGAAGTCTCTTCCACTTTAGTTTTGTTAGGTGGAACTGCCACTATTTTTATGTTGGGAGATAAATTCGTTCAGAATACTGCGGTATTCATCAAAAAATATCTATCCATGGGAGTCGGAGTAGAACGTTTCGGCGCTGAGGAATTTCGTGTGATCATGGCTTCCGTGACCCGCGACTTTTTCTCGGTCCTTTGGCCTATTTTTGCGATTACCGTTGTGTTTGCGATCGCGGGAAATGTTGTGCAAGTCGGGTTTATGTTCACTCCGAGAGCATTGTCCTTCCGGTTTGATCGCATTACACCTAACTTTAAAAAAGTTTTACCGAACAGACAAACCATATTCAATCTACTTAAGTCTTTGGCGAAAGTGATTCTGATCGGTGTGGTCAGTTTTATTTTGATATCGGGAGATTTTTTAAAAGTTCTACTTACAGGAAATATGGGAGTGATGGAATCCATCTCTCTTATTTCCTATTCCGGATTTAAGATCATGATGACCGTGGGTGTCATTTTACTTGCGATCGCGGTTGCCGATTTTTTCTTTCAGAAATCCGAGTTTGAAGATTCTTTAAAACAAACTCCTTCCGAAGCCAAACGTGAGATGCGGGATGATTCGGGTGATCCTATCTTGAAAAACAGAAGGATGCAACTTGCACGCGATATGATGCAAGGCAATATGCTGAAAGAAGTGCCCAAGGCGGATGTAGTCATCACAAATCCCACCCATTATTCCGTCGCGTTATTGTATGAATTAGGAAGAGATCAGGCGCCTCGTGTGATTGCAAAAGGTGAGAATCAACTTGCTTTGCAGATCCGTCGCATAGCAAAAGAAAACGATGTCCCCATCATCGAAAGCCCGGCGCAGGCTAGGTTGTTGTACGCGCAAGTGGAAGTAGGTCAGGAAATTCCGAATGAGTTTTTTCAAGCGGTCAGCTCGATTTTGATGACTCTTGAAAAGTTTAAGAGAAAAGTAGGCATGGTATAA
- a CDS encoding flagellar biosynthesis protein FlhA, which yields MNYLRDMLKQSDLVLGIGTLVILGMLIVPLPGFILDVLLVISIGLGLLILLNALSVTEPSEFSIFPSLLLITTLFRLALNVSTTRAILSKGPAMNSSVIEAFGTFVVGSESGLGKYVVGLIIFIILTIVQVLVITKGATRISEVAARFTLDGLPQKQMSIDMELNSGSITEQEAKIKRKKVQREVDFYGAMDGASKFVQGDVRAGLIITAINLIGGIIIGSTIRGESFLTAIETYGKFTIGDGLVSQIPGLLSTTATGIIVTRSSSEKKLTLEVKDQLFGNSKTLYVVAGALGLASLIPGLPFFSLIILSAGIGYLGYSIEQVAKEEIKKIETVAQEKVQERKPENYIKEISVEAIQVELGRDLLPLVDASSGGHLLEQIANTRKKFATDFGLVIPAIRIVDNLEIPHDNYTIRINGVVVGQSVVKADRLMAMNSSQRELEPISGESFVEPAFSMKATWIDPQTRPEVENKGYSVVDPSTVIITHLKELISTYASQLLGREEVKALLEHLRQTHPTLVQELDYDKQGRLGVIQQTLQNLLMEGLSIKNLPKIMEAIANNITKSLDPFFLSESVRQAISRQIVNDFLAADGKLHVVTIDPRIVDRLNRSLMQDEVEGKIIILPHEVRTRIMESLYAEFQKALEENRFLIFVIARYLRQPFAFFLAKEIPPRNFAVLASEEIQRSVPTEIASVLSLVSKEEHSQEA from the coding sequence ATGAATTATTTACGAGATATGTTGAAACAATCCGATCTTGTTCTTGGTATAGGAACACTTGTTATACTAGGAATGTTGATTGTTCCTTTGCCGGGGTTCATACTGGATGTTCTGCTTGTGATCAGTATCGGGCTGGGATTACTTATTCTACTCAATGCTCTTTCCGTAACCGAACCGAGCGAGTTTTCCATTTTCCCGAGTTTGCTTTTAATCACTACTTTATTCAGGCTCGCACTCAACGTATCCACTACCAGGGCGATTCTTTCGAAAGGCCCTGCGATGAACTCCAGTGTGATTGAAGCATTCGGAACATTCGTTGTGGGAAGCGAATCGGGACTCGGAAAATACGTAGTGGGTCTTATCATCTTTATCATACTAACGATCGTTCAGGTATTGGTAATTACCAAAGGTGCGACTAGGATCTCCGAAGTTGCGGCAAGGTTTACTTTGGACGGTTTGCCACAGAAACAAATGTCCATCGATATGGAATTGAACAGCGGTTCCATCACGGAACAGGAAGCGAAGATCAAACGTAAAAAAGTTCAAAGAGAAGTGGATTTTTACGGGGCGATGGATGGAGCTTCCAAGTTCGTACAAGGAGATGTAAGAGCGGGACTCATCATCACTGCGATCAACCTGATCGGAGGGATCATCATCGGATCCACCATTCGTGGAGAATCGTTTTTAACGGCGATTGAAACTTACGGTAAGTTTACGATCGGGGACGGACTTGTATCCCAAATCCCAGGACTACTTTCCACAACGGCTACAGGTATCATTGTGACTCGTTCCAGTTCGGAGAAAAAACTGACTTTGGAAGTAAAGGATCAGTTGTTCGGAAATTCAAAAACTTTGTATGTAGTAGCGGGAGCATTGGGTCTTGCCAGTTTGATTCCGGGTCTTCCTTTTTTCTCTCTCATCATTTTATCTGCCGGCATCGGTTATCTAGGTTACTCCATCGAACAAGTGGCGAAAGAAGAAATCAAAAAAATCGAAACTGTGGCTCAGGAAAAAGTACAGGAACGGAAACCGGAAAATTATATCAAAGAGATTTCGGTCGAAGCCATCCAGGTGGAGCTGGGAAGGGATTTGCTCCCTCTCGTAGATGCTTCGTCAGGCGGTCATTTACTGGAACAAATCGCGAACACTCGCAAAAAATTTGCAACTGACTTTGGTTTGGTGATTCCCGCGATCCGGATTGTGGACAATTTGGAAATCCCTCACGACAATTATACGATTCGGATCAACGGAGTGGTGGTAGGTCAATCCGTTGTGAAAGCGGACCGGCTGATGGCGATGAACAGTTCTCAAAGGGAACTGGAACCGATTTCCGGAGAAAGTTTCGTTGAGCCTGCTTTCAGCATGAAGGCAACTTGGATCGATCCTCAAACCAGACCGGAAGTAGAGAACAAAGGTTATTCGGTAGTCGATCCGTCTACGGTCATCATCACTCATTTGAAGGAATTGATTTCCACTTATGCATCTCAACTTTTGGGAAGAGAAGAAGTGAAAGCACTTCTCGAACATTTGCGTCAAACTCATCCGACTCTTGTACAGGAATTGGATTATGATAAACAAGGAAGGCTTGGAGTGATTCAACAAACACTTCAGAATCTTCTTATGGAAGGTCTTTCCATCAAAAATCTTCCCAAAATCATGGAAGCAATTGCGAACAATATCACGAAGTCATTGGATCCTTTTTTTCTTTCCGAATCGGTCCGTCAGGCAATCTCCAGACAGATCGTGAATGATTTTCTTGCAGCCGACGGAAAATTGCATGTGGTCACCATTGACCCTCGCATTGTAGATCGTTTGAATCGAAGTTTGATGCAAGATGAAGTGGAAGGAAAAATCATCATTCTACCTCATGAGGTCAGAACCAGAATTATGGAATCTCTCTATGCGGAATTTCAAAAAGCTCTGGAAGAAAACCGTTTCCTGATCTTCGTCATTGCCCGTTACTTGCGCCAACCGTTCGCTTTCTTTCTCGCCAAGGAAATCCCTCCTAGGAACTTTGCCGTATTGGCTTCGGAAGAAATCCAAAGATCTGTGCCTACCGAGATAGCTTCGGTATTAAGTCTCGTTTCCAAGGAAGAACATAGCCAAGAAGCTTAA